The Sparus aurata chromosome 14, fSpaAur1.1, whole genome shotgun sequence region ttaacatttacaGAGATGCCACTAAATGCTTTCAATATGAGCTGAAAGCgaccaaaatgtttaaaaatgtgcctGTATCTACCTAACTGTAAAACCGACCGACGCCATTTTGGTTTTAACGGATGTAAACACTACGGAAGGTCAGGAGTACCAAAATAAGTAGGTCTGACTTCGCAGCTGCAGTAAAGGTTTCTTCTTTAAAAGGGTTGAAATGGATTTTATTCAGATCATTTCaggatctcggggcttctggagacttggactTCTTTGGAGAATCTGCGTGGAAacattgtattctgtttatttgtatatttcagttgttgttttcttcccaGCTACTAGAAAAAACTTAGTTCAAAACATTTGCAGTGTTTTCCAGGAAATGCCTTTAATAAGAGCTTTTTATGTGCCTACATCCATTGACATATGTACATAGAGGCCTGGCAGTAGATGCAcaagaatgattgacacttctcagacacgcccctcggctctgattggttgtgttgatcagTAGATTCTTGCTAATCacattacagccactgggtggagccacagacagctgacctgtatctttaatgttgagctcattttaactcCTTTATACACTGTTGGCTGGTTTATTCTGCAGCAGAGCTTCATATGTTTGTACTGTGGCTGTCCTGTGAGAACACGTGTCTGTAAacaggcagaaaaacagcctgttttcagctgtgtgacgaagcatttagcagctaatcAAAGAGGGTTTTTATAGAGTTAATTTAGTCTAAGAAGGAGGAGAATTCTCTGAACACATGAAGGAACActtcatccttcagtttatcACAAGGTGTGTAATATGCAAAGTAAAGCTTCTGAGATGTtcaagtataaagtagcataaaatgcAACGATTCAAATTAAATACCTCTAATTTGTACTCAAGTTAAgtacaatttaatttaataactGAAGAAATGATTGAGCTCAACTCATTATGAAATGTTAATTCATCACTAAGTTCATAATAACATAAACTTGATATTAAAAAAACTCAgaattgtttgacattttctcaaACCACACTTTATTTAATTACACACTTTTTATAAGGACACACTTTATTTCATTCTGTCATTCTTCACATTTCCTTGACAGTGGTGATGTCACCGCCCCGTCAtctgtcagccaatcacatgtgcCCGCCTCACTTCAACgctaaaataaacaaagacctttttttctcatgaaaacaaattttAAAGATTCTTCAAATAGTAAAGttcatctttttaatgtttttttcactgcaGTTTCCTCCAGTCGACTCTTATCTAACCTGCAGTCATTTATCtaaacacacagtattttatctaaacacagtattttatctaaacacaatattttatctgatcacacagtatttcATAGAGTGAATAAAGTCTGTTATAAGTTCCCACAGCCCAATGAGatcactttaaatgtcttgttataATCGACCAAcagtctgaaacacaaagatCTAATAAGTTTATGAtcatgtatgaaaaaaaaaaaccatcagatcgtcacatttaagaagctagaaccagagaatatttggtttgtttagctGACAAATAACTACAAGgattaactgattatcaaaatatttaatgTGACTGATCAATTCATCCACATGTTGCAGGTCTATTCTGACACATGACATGAGGACACTGAGGAAGAATCACAGAAAttcaacattaaaggagcattctgtagttttggtgaagaaatgttacaaacaatctctctttgttttcttcactgaataaacaaactgatcttaaaggaaaacacagtttatactgttttactctgtttatatgtggcggaccctgccacctctctagcttcaaacactgttctgggaccttcttctcttctgagaacagcttgttgacTCACTGATGTTTAtattattgcctcattaatattgtaaacattaaaattatgagtttgaatttcttctccaaaactacgtagtgcccctttaaaactCGTCCCTCTTGCGACgggtcctcttcttcttctttgtctcctcctcctcctccttgtggAAGACCTTTCCATCTGCCTGCTTCCTCCAGCTCAGTTTGACGTCTCCTTTCACCCCCTGGTCCTCCAGCCTCTGTTGGACCTGATAAAAACTCCTCAGCATCATCACTCACAGAGAGATTTTACATTCTGCATGTTCTTTATATTTTCCTCTATTTTAGGAGCTCTGCATCACATTTATACATTCACATGTTCTGTTCCCTAAGATGACGTCGACCTGTTGGCCTGTTGACCTTTctgactttctcctcctctctcttctgttgTAAAGGCTCTGGCTTTTTTAAAACTGATAGTAAAGTTTGTGCTGAGCGTCGACTCTGAACGAGTCACAGTTCTGCCTCAGTCGGCCTGCAGAGTGGCACGACGATACTCTTTAATCCTGCACATCTGTACGTGCACAGCTTCCTACACGATGCTCAGCTCATGTCATGTTGATCTGTTTTTCCATcgggggatcaataaagtctgattTTACTTCaaatttgttctgtttgtgtatacaataaaaaaaaggtacaaCATGATTTACCTCCTTCAACATTTGTTCCATCACAGCAGGGTCGTTGAGATCCAGAGAGGAGTCCTCTCTCACCAGACGCACTTTGATCACTTGCTTTGTAGTCATCGGGACTGTGaagaaaatgtgttcatatgAATATTGACATTGTTTTGGTTACATTATCACTGATTTGATGCTAAATTAAACCAAAATCCAAATATAAATACTAGTGGAATCAAAAGTTAACACTCACCGTAGCAAATGAACGGTCTCTTCTTGTCACAGGGATCGTCTGACCATTGTCCATTGCTGCCCAAGTCTGCCGACACACAAACATCTTTCCCACCAACGTTATCAGGTTGACCTTGAAGCCAGTACCTAAATGAGGAGAAACTTCCATCCGACCACTTCCAGGAGTCTCTGAAAAGGCCGATCCAGGCTGATTGTTCTGCAGGTATCACATCATCTACCTTCTGGTTCTCTGCTGCGTTCCTCACACTGGccaggtctgtgtggtgttttctGCAGTAGCTCTGGGCCTCAGTCCAGTTCTTCTTTCCTTCAATGAGGACAAACGTCACCTTCAGCCCtgaaaacagagcacagagctgTGCAGAGGAGCTATAACATACAGTTTACCATCCATGTCATGTCTGTGGCAGAATTCACAGCATTATAAATCCACTGAATTAATgactttgtaaaataaaaatggaagaCATGATCATCTTAATAAATGTTACTGAGTATTTCTTCACCGTCTCTCCACATTAATAATCACATCCTTACAATCTACATCTAATAGATTCACACATTGTTTCCTACATGTGAATATGTTCTCAGAtgtatgaaacacaaacatacggCCCTCTGAAGGGTCATCAGATACATCTGAGGGGTCGTCACATGGTTgatgggagaggaaagaaaagaaaaaccttctgatgcacaaatctgttttcagcttttcttttctttaactttccTCCAATATTTACTTTTACATAAAACATCGGATCATTTGACTTCTGCGGATGTCACCATGTGATAAGTTTAGAGGGAAAATATTTCTTTGGTGGAACTaacaacacatgaacatgtgaAACATGACAAGAAGCTCCAGTAGACAGAGCTTTGTGTTAGAGGACACCAGCAGAAAGAAACTCAAAGGTTGGGAACTAGTTCAATATATAACAACGTGTTGTATTTTATAAGCATCTcatatgttttttaatataCATATTAATCTGAACAGTAACACATAACTACAGCTGTTGAGTAAATGAAGCTGAttcaaaaaaacataatttttcctctgagatcCAGTGGAGTTATAAAGTTACATACGTAGTAAATAAAGTACCGTAGTAATAGAGTatatgtactcagttactttcatGTGGGGTGAGTTGCCAGATTCTGAGTTTTATCATCTGAAACAGCTGAATGCCGGCCACGTCTCCATCTGAGTGACTCAGAGACTGAAGCGTGTTTGATGGAAGGTGCTGTGAATAAAGTTTGACTGACTGATCCTGTATCGGCCCAAATAATGAGAGAGAGCTCAGCAAACTGAACTGGTATGTTTTAAACTTCACTACTTGATATTCTCACCTCTGACATCCATGCAGACCGACCTAAAGCGACGTTTACAACGATAGTCTTGCCATTGTCCATTGTACATCACTGCGCAGTGCTCTCCACTCTTAAAGTGGGCTGGTTGTCCACGAAGCCACTTTCTGAACTCGGCCTCCGCGTATCTGTAGAAGCTGGTGTCTGACAGTGACCACTTCCAGCTGTGCAGGTCATCATCATACAGCCCAATTCAGAATAACTGaaagcaacattttaatttatgtttctttagCTACAAGTTTATCATAAAGCATTACACTCAATATACACtgaaaaaacattaacatgtttGTCAAAAAAGGCTTTGAGATTAAAGAAAGACATCAGTGAACTCACTTGGCTCGTAGCTGCCATGTCTTTCAGGATCTTCACTTCCTCCATGTTGTCTATAGTTGCCAGGTCAGTGTATCTTTCTCGGCAGTACTTCTGAGCTTCAGTCACATTCCTCCGGTCATAAACAAAATGGTACTGACGACGGACCTGTGATGAGACGGCACTCAGCCCTGTagtgacacacatgcacactgattGAATGAAACATGACTTCTATGATACATATTGACTTTCTAACGTTGCAATTTCAGACaacctgaaatataaaaatatataaatataaaacacagttaatATTACACCAGTGGTTCTCTGGGACGTCCTGGTAACTCAGGTGGTAGAGCAGGTGTCTCATGCACAGAGGCTGATCATTAAAGGGCCACTACGTAGATTTGGAGAACAAATTCAAACTCGTGAtaattttaagatttaaaataatacagtaatcatacaaactcaaaaatatttatcttttccatcagtgagtcaacaagctgttcttagaggagaagaaggtcccagaacactgtttgatgctagaaaggtggcagggtccgccacatataaacaaagtaaaacagtataaactgtgttttcctttaaggtcagtttgtttattcagtcatgaaaacagagagagtttgtttatctaggttgtttaggcagaaaataaaatcagccaatgaagatctttctctgctcattaacatttcttcaccaaaactacagaatgctcctttaatggATTCTGATACTTTAAGTCCATTGATCTGTTAAAACGTTTGTGGTTTTACTGGAAAAAGAGATTCACATTTTTATAGTCTGGAGATTTAAAGATCCCGTCACAAAGTTTTGTCCCATTGGtgtataaactgtgtgtgtgtgtataaatatatatactgtatacacacatacacacacacacacacacacacacacacacacacacacacacatacacacacactcactcatatatatatatatatatatatatatatatatatatatatatatatatatatatatatatatatatatatatatatatatcatccttaattgtatttttaagaATAAATGAGAGCTGTGACTGGTTCCTGCTTTATTCTGACAGATTGTAGTttattgttgttggttttaaaaGTCAGTTCAGCATCGAGAAATATTGAGGAACTCAGTGATGGTTTGTATatgaaaaacaccaaacatggaccggaaaaaacagaaagctgAAGATTTTACGAGCTGCAGCATTACCACAAAATATCTCAGGGTGAAAGAAATCAAATTCAGAGGATTCAGTTTGCATCAGTCTGTGCTTCAATCAAAGGAGAAGGATTATATAAATGTGGTGCACCATTTATAATTTCTGATATTCTGATGACAGTTTTGTCCCCACAAGGTTTTGTACTGTAATAAAAGAATATAAAGATCTATGAAACTAATGAACTACTGACCTGATGCAGccatgatgagcagcaggactGCGTCCATCTTCGTCGGCTCTCTGTTCGTTCTGATGTGACACTTCAGACTTGTGGCTGTTGATTAAAGCTGACAGAGCTTCAATACAATACCTGACTGTCCACGACTGATTTGCACACATAGTAAGTGCTATTTTGAGTACAGTACACCTCTACACATTAAACCTTTGTGCAGGACATGGTTTCCATACTTCATTTGGCTACCAAAGTGTTGATGCCCGTCCAGAACAACACGTTACCAGTAAACAGTGTTGAACGTCCTATTGTTCCTGGAAGACTGGGTCGAGACAAGTTCTTGAGGCAGAACAGAGGCAGAAGTGGCAAGCAGCATAAAACATCAGCACACAATGTATTCTTAAACTCATTTCAAGTAGTGGAGTAAAGTTAGTacacatttttgttcatttatacACGAAATATGTCAGCACACAATGCATTGTTGGACACTGTCACAGGTGGCTGACAGTCATCAGCATGCAATTAACTCAGGAGAGTAAGAAGTACTAAGTATTAACTCCTTAAAGTGTACAGGAGTAGAATTACACAGTTCAAGTGATAAATAagttccctcacacacacacacacacgcacacacacacacacacacacacacacacacacacacagaaaagaggaaCTGCAGACCAGAATAGACGAGATGATCAGATATGATTGTCATTCACTGAGGAGCGTGTCAGGCAACAGGTCAAACATGTATCAGAttaccagatcctgacatgtaaatgtgacgtctgtgggaataaaaagcaccaacGCCGTTTtcataaatacagtgatttttgataatctaagtaccaataataacaatcatggagacaacaaattaacaaagtctgcaaatcaagataagaagctgcaactggcagtgagcctgctttcaataagttgacagtatggtagacagacgtcacatttacatgtcaggatctggtttttatagacacagattcaatatttaactgtcatgcatcatcacagtaacagagttacatacattagcagctgtaaacactcataaaacataataactgacctgtatactgaacatatcaGGAGTAGttaacatttataatcatcagagaacgttacagacgtttcTGGTTCCTATCTGTTTGTCAAATACATTAgtacatgtgtgaatgtgtaaatgagacattaacttatagcactttgtagaaggagctttataaagttcactacACTGACTTGTATCAGTTCAAGGGgcggagctgccacatccaagaTGGCGTCGACGTCAACGTATCGCAGCAACGGACCAATGAGGcgtctgtgtatatatgtctgtgGATATAGGCACATCAAAAAAGGTAAATAATTATGATTTTTAGTTCATATTGAAGGCATTAACTGGAAATACTACAAATGTTTTGAAGTAAGCTTTTTCAAGTAGCTaagaaaacttgttttaaaagaacagaaaacaactgaaatatacaaataaacagaataaaatgtttccaCGCAGATTCTCCAAAGAagtccaagtctccagaagcccctaGATCCTGAAATGATCTGAATAAAATCCATTTAAACCCTTTTAAATAAGAAACCTTTACTGCAGCTGCGAAGTCAAACCTACTTATTTTGGTACTCCTGACCTTCCGTAGTGTTTACATCCGTTAAAACCAAAATGGCGCCGGTCGGCTTTGCAGTTAGGTAGATACaggcacatttttaaacattttggtcGCTTTCAGCTCATAttgaaagcattttgtggcATCTCTgcaaatgttaacattttgaAGTAAAGTCGAACTGTTGTACAGTCAGTACACTCCATGTTTCGGTTGGTAGAATTAGATTTAACTACCAAAACGGCAGAGTGTCTCTTTGCTAGCTAGCACGGTTAGCCGTTAGCTAGCCGCTCGCCTGCTCCGGCAGACGGAGGCAGCTGCCGCAGTTAGCGGGAGTTTCTCTGAGCCATgacggaggtggaggagctgaggcCCGTCCCCAGGGAGCGGGCCATCCTGGAGAGCTTCTTCACGCAGCTCGGCATGTTTTCCTTCGACCGGGCGAAGGACTAcgtggagaaggagaaggacaaCAGCAAGAGCGCCGGGGCCATCTGGGCCGCGCTGCTGGCCGCTCTGGCTCACCTGGCCGCCGCGGAGAAGGCGTACCACAACATGACATTCCTCGGACAAAAACTGGGTAAATTAGTGAAAGTCTGATGGAGTGGCTTAACGTTATGAACTGGTATGACTAGCAAACGTAATATAAAGACAATATGATAAAGTAGAATCGTAACAAATCCCCCTTTACAGCCTCTAAATGTGAGGTTTTACACGTTATGACCAGCCAGCCTTTGTGGAGGCTCTATAAACTCTCACCAGAAGCTTTATTATTGTTGTACTTTTGCCTTAAATTGGAATCAAGCGAATAAAGTGTTATTGTCATTCCATTTCAGTCCGAAAACCCAAATAGGTGAGAGGTCAAACTCACTGTGTTTTCGCCTGAAATGTGTCTGAAACATGATTTTAGCATCTATCACATAATGTGAAAATACTTGTGCTAGTGTGCAAATAATAAGTGTTCAACCCTGGATTGTACTTTAGTATCTTAAATAATGATAAAGGGAGATTAAGGCACACTGACAGCAACATTTCCAACAGCAGATGGAGCTGTAGTGCATGAATGCTCACAAGTCGACCATTTTCATCTCATGGTGAAACTGTAAGCATcatattttcttcctctctctctctgcaggcgGTCAGTCCTTCTTCAGCCGCAAAGACTCCATCCGCACCATCTACACCTCCCTGTTCAACGAGCTCAGGAAGGTGGTGACGATGGGGCGTCACAGCCAGCCGGGCTCGGCTCCCTACCTGGAGGACCTGCTGTCCCACCTGTCGGAGCAGCTCTGCCACTTCACACAGGCCCGCATGGAGATGGCCGACCTGTACGAGAAGATGCACTCGCTGGGCAGCCAGAAGAGCATCAACTCAGAGGAGCTGGTGACCACGCTGGAGGCCGTCCTGCACAAATACAGCACCAAGTGTGTAAATCTAAGTCCTCAAAGCAAGACAATGCACTGGAggttgttgagtctcatccaCAGATTGTCAGATAGTCATGTTTGGACAACTTGGGACTAAGACTTAATTATCAACAACTTTTCTCCGGGAagtaacatttgttttctttaaagtcGTATTTTTAAGTTACAAAATCAAGTATATTGTCACAGCTTCAGCTATTTTCTAGTGATTTTCAATTTCACAAGTCTTAGTGCAGAAATCTTCCCCATTCTTGTCTCAAGCTCAGATGCCTTCCCTTTAAAGGAAAAGGTCGCCCAAAAGTGAAAAttaagtcattatctactcacctccATGCCAAAAGGTTTGCATTAAGATTTgtacatttctggagcttcacagcaaaaccgCATTGCAGCATTGTCCAAAagataaaatggctccatgcagctcgtcTGGTGTCTCTGTAAATTCCTCAGATcgagtctccagctgcttcagttgagGAGAaagctgcaactctgttttgctgtgatgctCCAGAAAGGTTTTCTGGACTACGAGACgtcacctgactctccatcagcacgGAGGGAGGAGACGATGACTGAatcttacattttcttttacaactGCTTCCTCAGATTATAAATTCAGAACTTATCTAATGTCGTTTACTatttttagtcagacaaagtcTCTGAACACTTCGTCCATCATTTACACCTGGTTCAGTcttgattaataaaaaaatggaaacacacagaaatgagtGAGATTAAAGATAGAAGTTTGTGAAGGAGAAAGTGACATATTGGGGTTGGAGGAGGAAAACTTTCTGCAGACGCAGGATTCCTACTTTTCCCCGGAGACGTGTCAGCGGAAATGTGTCCTGCGACGGTAGCAGGAACACAAGCTGCACGGCTGAGCTGTTGACTGAGCTGCAGCGGGTCGCGGTCTGACGCACCACACATCACTGATGTGACCGTGCACTGAGGGGTGAAGGTGAAGCTCTCGTCTGCAGAA contains the following coding sequences:
- the LOC115595602 gene encoding proteoglycan 3-like, whose protein sequence is MYNGQWQDYRCKRRFRSVCMDVRGLKVTFVLIEGKKNWTEAQSYCRKHHTDLASVRNAAENQKVDDVIPAEQSAWIGLFRDSWKWSDGSFSSFRYWLQGQPDNVGGKDVCVSADLGSNGQWSDDPCDKKRPFICYVPMTTKQVIKVRLVREDSSLDLNDPAVMEQMLKEVQQRLEDQGVKGDVKLSWRKQADGKVFHKEEEEETKKKKRTRRKRDEF